The nucleotide sequence GCGTGGCGCATATAGTTTCCATTTCAATCCATCTAACAAATACAGTTTCACAGCAATCGACCTATCGTTCTTAATGCCTAAATCATCAGCTATAGATATCGACAATATGCAAAGAGGCTTGGGTCCAAGGATTCTTTAAGACTGCTGAACATAGGCCCCAAAAACTCATTTAAATGTTCAGCCAATATCGGATCTACATTCTCAGGAGGGCAATGGACTGATGGAGTTCTTACTGGCGATGTATTATTTGTAGAATATCGCTTTCCAGCCTCGACAACGGCCTCTCTTGGAAATCTTAAGATTTCCTGTAATATGCCAATTTATCGATCAGGAATGTGGCCGGAGGTAGATAACTCAGAATCGATTAACTACTACGACGGCGTCAATACTCCATTAATTACAAGCTTAATGGTCGGACTTCTGACTGATATTAAACTAAAGATTGACCAGGTTAACTCTGATGGAGTTGTCGGCAACAATCCGCCAACTTCAATTAGAGATCAGGGTAATCTAAACATCCCGCTAGGCGGAATCTTTACCTTAAAGCTGTATGATGGTACCAACCCAATCAATGCGACATATAAACTGGTTGCCGGCACGGCCAGCCTCCGTCCAAAAATAGATAAGCCTGATGACATAAAGGTAGGGCTTTGGCTAGATCGTGTCGCCTTACTATTTAAAGAAGGAAATGCCACTTCTTCTCAGCAAATATTGGCAGTTCATAATGGCAGCCAGAAGTTAATAATTACTCCTACCAGCAATAAATATAGACCAATAACATTATTCTTGAATGTTGCGAATCCGAAGTCTCTTGGTACAGCAAGTGGACAATTTGATAGTATCATTCTGCAGTATGCTCATCTGCGCGGGATCCCCCCACAGTTTATTAAAGCGCAAATAAGACAAGAGTCAAATTTTGACCCAGCAGCCTTTAGGTACGAACCCGTCTCCGTTGATTTAGCCTTATTTGGGAAAAATCCGGTTCGAGACAAAACGAAAGAAAAGATATTTGGTAAATATATAATCGGGCCCAAAAGAGACCTCAAAGCGATACATATTGACCTTTTAAGACCCAGAAATCGATATGGAGTTTACTTGGGTTCATCACCAGTTCCGAGCGCCGTCCCGGCCAACTACGAAATGGAATACAACAACGGAAAATCTCTTCAAAGTACAGAATTGATGAGAATCAACAACGCGGGATACAAGGCAAAAAATAAGAATGAAACAACCTTTGAACGTCAAAACTGGTTTCTTGACCAAGGGAAAGTAGCCAAAGAGGAACTAATTCTTTTGAACTCAGGTCTTCGCGATCCGAATTCAAAATCGCGCTTTAGCCCCATTTTTGACTTTACTGCTCAAACAATCGTAGCTTCAAGCTACGGGCTAATGCAACCTCTTTATTCCACTGTAGCAAACAGAAAATTTGCAAACTATTTAAATGCAGATTCTACAGGAAGAAATCCGTTGGACTTATTCTCCCCTCCAACAAACCTGCAATACGGAACAACCTTCTTATCTTTCGTTTTCAGAAAATCAAATGGAAACGAGAATAAAGAAAAAGCTTCTTTTGACTCTTTTACCGTCTTTAGAGATGCTTGGAAAAGAGGATTCATAATGTACAACGCTGGCCCTTATATCACACGTATCGATATTTCGAGCACGTCTTCATATGGTGCCAAAGTCTGGTCACACATTTCAAAATATGAACCAGTTGCAGCTAATCCATTTGTATCCAAATAGGAGTACGAAGTGACTAATTTAATTTTAGCTTCAATCATACTATTGATCTCCCAGCATGCATCTGCGCTTGTCCCAGACAAGATCCTGAGTGCAAATATTCCTGCTACACTTACAAAAGACCCAGAAACAGGAGCCACTCGAACCATAAATGACGGGGTTGTGGCCGACCAATTGTCAGTCAAACTTGATGGGCCAACTAAGCTGCCTTATGACGTTGTGCTCCTGAAGACAACAACACTTGACTGCAGTTTGCTTGTTTTTAAAGAAGGTCCAAAAGGAAGTTTTAAAAAGTATCCAGTTACTTTCTCCACAAGCTCGTCCATTCACTCATGCTTATCCCTTGAAACAAAGGACTTTAACCAGGATGGGAAACCGGAAATAGTTGTTCAAATCCTTGATGGAAAAGAAGTCGGATCTCCCTCTATTTTTAGATGGGATGGAGCGAAGCTTATCGATTCAACTCCGACACAAACTTTAAATGGCGTTACGACTAAGAAGCTTCGATCCGTGCTAATCACCGACAAACCCGTCCAGGGTAAATTGATGATCTTCGATTACTCCAACGACGGCAGCCCTACCAAAGTATTCACTCTGACAGATAAAGGCCTGCAAGAGACCGGCTCCTATGATTCCATTAACATGGTTGGCAAAACAGTTTCAGGACTTTCCCTAAGGCCCTCCGTAAAGGACGGTAACTACACACTGACAATGACAAACGTTTCCAGCCATCAGCGTGCAGTAAGGGCGGAGATTTCTATTAACGGCAAAGTATTAGTTTTCCCAAAGCAGTTCTGCAAATCCCCAGCGCCTGCAAAACCTGATGCTGGCAAAGACGATCTTGATGACAAGAACGAAGATAAAATGAAGCGGTGTCTACCGAACAATACCGTCACATCATCCTTGAATCTGAAAAGAGAAGATGAACTGAAAATTAAGGTGTATGGAAGAGGCGACTCATTGATGCGTTTTACTTTGACTAAGAAGTAAACGGGCAAAAAGTCCAGCGATCCGCGTCACGCTTGCCACACTCAAAGCCCTTTTTAATCGATAAGGGCCCCCGGGCAGCTCACATTTGAATTTTTGAGGACATTGAGGCCCCCAAAAGGGGCTAAACTCATAAGGGAAATTTTATTGTCATGGGACCCCTTTTATGAGAACCAATTTAGATGTCTGAAAACAAAATTCGCAACGAAATTCATGTCTTTATCAACGGCGCTGAACACCGCATTTCTGGCGAAAAAGCCTTCCTTCCGCTAGCCCAGTATTTACGCTATCACAGCTCCCTTCCCGGAACGAAAGTGGTTTGCGCTGAAGGCGACTGCGGCGCCTGCACGGTGCTTTCGGCAAAACTTGAAAACAACACGTGGTCTGAATTCCAAGCCATCAATTCCTGCATCGCCCCAATGTACCTTTTCGACATGGGCTCACTGGTCACGGTGGAAGGCCTTTCTGAACAGGACGACTTAAGCGAAGTGCAAAACAAGATGCGCGAATTCCACGGTGGTCAATGCGGTTACTGCACGCCGGGGATGGTGTGTTCATTGTCTTCATTGGCAGAAAAAAGCGCGTGCTCTGGAAAAGCCATCACAGAAAAGAAAGCCCGCAACTTTCTGACCGGCAACCTGTGCCGTTGCACCGGATATGAACCGATTCTGGCGGCTGCGACAAATCTGGATCTTTCAAAATGGAAATCCCTTTCTGCCAAGTATCTGACAGACAGTCAGAAAAAACAGTTCCAGTCACTGGCCTCTGATTCTTTGATGATTGAAGCGGGCGCCAAGAAATTCACCGCCCCGGCGAACTTCCAGGTGGCGACCGAGCAAAAATCCAAATCCCCACAAACTCGTCTGGTGGCTGGCGCCACCGATCTGGGCGTTTTGCACAACAAAGGCAAAGCCTTCATGGATGACGTGATGAGCTTGCACAAGATCACTGACACCAGTGAAATCAAAATGACCGCTGACGGTGTCTGGGTCGGTGCCCGCGTCACCCTGACAGCACTGGAAAACTTCCTGGAAAACAAACTGCCAGAGCTTTCCCGCCTATTGCGCATCTTCGCTTCACCGCAGATCAAAAACCAAGGCACTCTGGTTGGTAACGTCATGAACGGCTCCCCGATTGGTGACAGCATCCCCGCGCTTTTGGCACTGGATGCAGAAGTTCATTTACAGTCCACCAAGGGTCTTCGCAAAGTGGCTTTGCCAAAGTTTTACAAAGCCTACAAAGTCTTTGATGTGACTGCGGATGAAATTGCCACTGGCATTCTGATCCCGGTGCCGGGACTGGAATGGAAGTCCAAGTTCTTTAAAGTGTCCCTGCGTAAGGACCTTGATATCTCTGCGGTGACCTTTGCCGCTTTGGTAAAAGTCGATGGCAATACCATCAGTGACGCTCGCATCGCCATGGGCGGTGTTGGTCCGACGGTGGTTCGATTAAGTGACATCGAATCCGCAATGAAGGGTCAGCCTTTCAGCGAGGATACTTTCACCCGCATGGGCGAAAAAGTGCGCACTCTGATCAAGCCTATTTCAGATCTTCGCGCCACAGATGAATACCGCCTGAAGGTCGCCGAGAATTTATTCAAGAAATGCCATATTGAACTTCAACAGGAAATGACAGCATGTCCGTAGGTCAAAACATCCCCCATGATTCTTCCCGTGGCCACGTCACTGGTGGCAGCGTCTTTATCGACGACCGCCCGATGATGGCGGGCGAAGTTCTGGTATTGCCAGTGGGTGTACCCGCTGCTGCCGGTCGCCTGAAATCAGTTGATTATTCCCAGGCCCTGAAATGCCGCGGCGTTTTAGCGGCCTTCACGGCCAAAGACCTTCACCACAATTCGTGGGGCACGATTGTTCCAGAACAACCGGTTTTAGTTGCTGACAAGATCGGTCACTATGACGAACCGGCCGTACTTTTAGTCGGCACTGACATGGAAGACCTGTTGCGCGCAAAAAAACACGTGCAATTTGAAATTGAAAAAGACAACGGTGTATTCACCATTGATGAAGCCATTAAACTGGATCGTTTTATTTATAAAGCCAACGCCTTCAAAGTTGGCGACGCCGATGCGGCGATGGCCAAAGCCCCGCACCGCCTTAAAGGCGCCTTTGAGTGCGGCGGTCAAGAGCACTTCTATCTTGAATCCAACGCCTGCATCGCCTACCCAATGGAAGACGGTCAGATCGAAGTTCACGCCAGCTCCCAGCACCCGACCGAAACCCAGCACGTGGTGGCTGAAGCCTTGGGCCTGAGCCTGCATGAAGTCGTCTGCATCGTTAAACGCATGGGCGGCGGCTTTGGCGGTAAAGAAAGTCAGGCGGCCCCGTTTGCGGCGATGGCAGCACTGGTGGCAAGTAAAATGAAACGCCCGGCTCGTTTGTGTTTGTCGAAAGACGACGACATGATGATGACCGGAAAACGCCACCCATTTAAGAACTACTACGAAGTGGGCTTTGATAACGACGGCCGCATTCTTTCCTTAAAGGCGCATCTTTATGCCGATGGGGGTGCTTACGCCGATCTATCTAGCTCAATTCTGGATCGCGCCATGTTCCACATTGATGGTGCTTACTATCTGCCAGCCGCTCACATTGAAGGTTCGGTGGTTCGTACCAACCTGTATTCCAACACCGCTTTCCGTGGTTTCGGTGGTCCGCAAGGGACCATGACCATTGAAAGCATCATCGAAGACATGGCCCTGCACTTGAAAAAAGATGCCTTGGCCATCCGCGAGCTGAATTGCTATCAAAAAGAACATAACAACGTGACCCACTATGGTCAGGCCCTGGGACACAACCCCCTGCCCGAACTTTTTGCCGACCTTAAAAAGTCATCAGACTATGATAAGCGCCGTCAGGAAATCGACGCTTTCAATGCCAGCAGCAAAACTGCTGTGCGGGGCTTGTCCATGACAGCCACCAAGTTCGGCATCGCCTTCACCGCGCGCTTCCTGAACCAAGGAAATGCTTCAGTGAACGTTCATAAAGATGGCACCGTGCAAGTTTCCACCGGCGCCACCGAAATGGGTCAGGGTGTGAACACCAAAATCCAGCAGGTCGTGGCTCACGCCTTTGGTATTCCTGCCAACGACGTCAAAGTCATGGCAACCTCGACTGAGAAAAATCACAACACTTCACCAACGGCGGCTTCCAGCGGATCTGACATCAACTGCGCGGCAGCCTTGAAGGCCGCCGTCGGCATTCAAAAACGTCTGGCGTGGTTGTTCCAGAACATCATGGCTGGCACGCCGATGAATGATATCGCGGAATGCCCGCCTTTGGACGAATCCCAATTGAAGTTTGAAGAATTCCATTTTGAAAACGGACTTCTGACCCATAAGCCTTCCGGAAAATCCATGACTTGGCTGGACGCGATCAAACAAGCCTACTTCAACCGTCTGTCATTGGGCGAATACGCTCACTTTAAAACCGAAGGCCTTGGCTTTGACAAAAAGACCAGCCAGGGAACTCCATTTAAATATTTCACCAACGGTGTTGCCGTCAGCGAAGTGCAGGTGGATCTGTTCACCGGTGAATACAAGGTTCTTCGCACCGACATTCTGATGGATCTGGGCCGTCGAATTAATCCGGGCATTGACAAGGGTCAGGTCACGGGCGCGTTCGTTCAAGGCATGGGCTGGGTGACTTCAGAAAAGCTTTTCCACAATAAAGATGGAAAGCTTTTGAGCCACTCCCCGACCACTTATAAGATCCCGAATGTGCAGGACACACCAAGGGTCTTTAATGTGGAATTCATTGAAAACCACGAGAACCGCGAAAACGTCCACCGCTCTAAAGCCGTGGGGGAGCCGCCGTTCTTGTTGGGGATCAGCGTATGGACTGCATTGAAAGACGCCGCCAATGCCAAAAGCAAAGGTCTGATTTCTGCCCTGAAGTCCCCGGCCACCCCGGAAGAAATGCTGATGGAGATCGCCCGTCATGAGTAAAATGAACTTTGAAGACTATCTATCCGCGATGAAGTCCCTGCAGAACTTGGGAAAATCCTTTGTCAGCGTGACTCTGGTAAAACAAATAGGCTCGTCCCCGCAGGAAGTGGGAGCTCGCGCGCTGGTGTCGGCTGACGGCCTTGAATTTGGCACGGTCGGCGGCGGTAAAGTTGAAAAACGCGCCATCGAAGAAGCCCAGAAGATGATCCGCGAAAAGACCCATCACCACTATGCCGACTGGAATCTGCAAAAAGATATCGGCATGACCTGCGGTGGTGTTGTCAGCTTCTTTTTTGAATTCTTTGAATACAATCACCCGTTCAATATCTGGGTGTTCGGTGCCGGACACATTGCCCAGGAACTGGTGCGCCTGTTGATGCGTCTGGATTGCAAGATCACTTGCGTGGACCCACGCCAGGAATGGATCGAAAAACTTCCGACCTCTGCCCGACTGAAAACTCTTTGCACTGACGACATGAAGGGTCTTGTTGCCGGCATCCCGGAAAAGTCCTTTGTGACTTTGATGACAATGGGGCACGGCACAGACTTGCCTATCTTGGTGGAGGTCATGAAACAGCGCGATCGTTTCAGTTATGTCGGCAACATCGGCAGTGATCAAAAAGCCCGCCGACTGCGCCAGGACCTGATTGATGCCGGCATTGCACAAGAGTCACTCGACAATTTCCACTGCCCTATGGGAGAAAGCTTCGGCACGAATGCGCCAGTGGAAATTGCCTTCAGTATTGTGGCGCAGATTCTAAAAACAAGGGATTTGGTTCTATGAGCTTAAACAACAAGAAAACCCAGAAGATTGCAGCCGACCTACTGCCAGTCCGCCTGTCGCAGGCGCGCGGCGATGGTACTTTGGATTTGCTGATCACGAATGTGCAGATGCTCGATGTGATCACGGGTGACATCTATCCGACCTGCATTGCCATTGGTGGCGAACATATCGTCGGCGTGGGCATGGAATATCAAAGCCAGTCCGCCCGCCGCATCTGGAATGCAGAAGGTGCTTTTGTGACCCCGGGCTTTATTGACGGTCACTTGCATATTGAATCCTCGATGATGTCGCCTTTTGAATTTGAAAAAGCGACATTGCCATTGGGAACCACCACAGCGATCTGTGATCCGCACGAAATCACCAACGTACTGGGCGGCAAAGGCTTTAGCTGGTTCTTGCGTTCTTCCGAACTGATGCACCAGAATCTTTTTGTACAGATGTCTTCCTGTGTTCCGGCCCTTCCGGGTTTTGAAACCACGGGCAGTGATTTCCCCCTGGAAGAAATGAAATCCTTCAAGGATCATCCGTCCGTTTTGGGTCTGGCGGAAATGATGAACTTCCCGGGCGTGATTCATGCCGATAGGGATGTTCTGGCTAAAATTGAAGCCTTTGATGATCTGAACATGGATGGCCATGCACCCCTTTTGCGCGGCAAAGCCTTAAATGCTTACCTGCTGGCGGGAATTCAAAACTGCCACGAAACGGTGACTTTGGAAGAAGGCCGCGAAAAACTGCAAAAAGGCATGGGCCTGATCATTCGTGAAGGCAGCGTTGCAAAGAACCTGCGCACCCTGGCTCCGCTGGTGAATGAGTTCTCGTCACCACAATGCCTGCTTTGCACAGATGATCGCAATCCTTTTGAAATTGCGCACGAAGGTCACATCAACTACCTGATCAAAGAACTGATCAACAAACACGGCGTGGCCGTGCATGTGGCGTACCGTCTGGCGACTTATTCCGCCGCGCGCCACTTTGGTCTGAAACGTCTGGGACTGGTGGCTCCGGGCAAGAAGGCCGATCTGGTCTTCTTGAAGGACTTGAAAGCTGTCGACATTCAAGAAGTGATGATCGGTGGTAAGTTTGTTTCTGAATTAAAACTTCAGGATTCATTGCAGGAAAAACTGCAGACGTCCCAACCGCCTCTTGAAAACACCATGAAGCGCGCGCCGTTGACGGAAAAAGAACTGACTCTGAATCTGCTGCCGGGTGTTTACAACGTGATTGAAATCGTGCCTCACGAAATCATCACTCAACATCTGACCGTTGCTTTTGACGGAAAGAACTTTGCTGAAAGCGATGTTCTTTACATGGCCAACATCGAACGTTATGGCAAAGGTTTGCCTCCGGCTCTGGGCCTTGTAAAAGGCATGGGGCTAAAAAGCGGTGCCTTGGCCAGCTCGGTGGCCCACGATTCACACAATATCATGGTCATCGGCACCAATCCGGCAGATATGGTCCTTGCTGTGAATACTTTGATCAAAACTGGTGGCGGCTTTGCCGTGGCTGATCAGGGTGAAATCAAAGCTTTGGTGGAACTGCCGATCGCAGGTCTTCTAAGTCTAAAGAGCGCTGAAGAAATCAAAGATGGTATCGCGGACCTTAAAACTGCCTTCCGATCCTTGGGAGTCCATTTAGATGAGCCGTTTATCCAAATGGCGTTCCTGGCTTTGCCAGTGATTCCGACATTGAAGTTGACCGATCGTGGGTTGGTGAATGTCACAAACTTCAGCTTCATTCCATTGCAAGTTGAGGCTTAGGTCCTTGAAGCAATTACTCAAAAGCCCCTTTCTGACAGAACGGGGCTTTTTCTTCTCGACAGTCCAGCAAATTCCGTGATTCATTCGGGGTGATTTCTTATCAGGAGGTCATCATGTTTGAAACATTATGCGCGATGCTTGTGCCCTTTTGCATTCAAGCTTCGGATCCTGCAACCGACAGCTTAAAAAGTTACAATATTGATCCCAACAGCATCACCATTTCCGGTGTTTCCTCGGGCGGCTTTATGGCCGTGCAGATGGATGTGGCGTATTCGTCGGTGTTTTCCGGGGCCGGGGCCGTTGCGGGTGGTATTTACTGGTGTTCTGAAGGCGAATCCAAAAAAGCCCAGTCCCAGTGCATGGGAAATCCTGACAAGATCGACAGCCGCCTGATGATTGAAAAGGCGCTTGAGCTTTCTTCCCAAGGCGCGATTGATTCCCTCGAAAACCTCAAAGATCACCGCATCTATATTTTCGCCAGCCCCAAAGATTCCGTGGTGAAGCTTGGCAATAGCGACAAGCTGATCGAATTTTACGAAAGCTTTGTTCCTAAAAATCAAATTCATCGCGTGACCCCTCCGGAAACCGCTCACGGCTTCCCGACTCTGTCCAGTGGTGGCCCCTGTTCCATGGCGGCCCTGCCGTGGCTTTTGAAATGCAACTTTGATACGGCCGGTGACATTCTGTCGCATATGTATACGGATTTAAAACCGCGCGGGACAGCCGTGGTGGAAAATCTGCACAAGTTTCAACAGACAGATTTTGGGGACAGCAAGACACCGCTTTATCGCGATGGCTGGATCTATGTGCCCGAAGCTTGCGAAAAACGAGCTTCCTGCAAGTTGCACGTGGCCTTGCATGGCTGTCAGATGAATCCGGATTTTATTCAAGACAAGTTTGCCACACAGGCTGGATACAATGACTGGGCTGAAAGCAATAACATCGTTGTGCTGTATCCGCAGTCGGCCCGCGACAGCCGCGGAAATCCTTATGCATGCTGGGATTGGTTTGGCTTCACCGGACCTGATTACGTCAGTAAATCCGGTGCACAGATGTCGGCTCTGATGAAAATGATCGAGCGCGTGCGCGGACTTTAATCCGCGCTTTCCGGGAACTCGGGTTCTTCCACGTTTCTCATATGATCTGCCAGGCGCAGCAGGGAATGCAACAGTTCGCTGCGCAGTGGTTCTGCAATTTGCAGTTCATCAAATGCCTGCACCATGCATATCATCCACTGATCGCGCTCGGACTTTCCGATCTTGAACGGAAAATGGCGCATACGCAGTCTTGGATGCCCGTATTTTTCCACGAACAATCCCGGGCCCCCCAGCCAGCCGGACAAAAACATAAACAGCTTTTCCTCGGACCCTTGCAGGTTCCCCGGATGCATGTCGCGAATGCCTTTGGCTTCAGGAAGGTTGTTCATGATCTCATAGAATCTTTTGCACAGTTGGCGCAGGACCTGTTCGCCACCCAGCAATTCGTAGGGTTTTTTCTCTTCAGACATTACAAGAACTTACTACTCCCGGACCAAAGTGGCAACTTGCTTCAAGTTGAGACATCTTGAGACTTAATTGAGCGCGAGATTTCTTCAGATTCCCTGTGAAAAAGCCGATAAATTCGTACACGCCGTGGAGTCTAAGTTCATGAAAAAATTAAATATTCAGCACGTCACTTCGATCCTTTCCATGCTCTTCTTTTTGAGCGCCTGTGATCGTATGGCTGTGGAAGACAGCAAAGTTTCTTTGAAGCTTCCCAAAACAGTTTCCGGAAAAGCCGGTGCCCAATCCGTTTCAACACTGAAGCATATTGCCGTGCAAGTCACCGCTGCGGATATGGCCGAACCCGTGACTTTGATTTTGGATTCCCACGACAGTCAGGCACTTCCCTCTGAAGTGACCCTGGAAATCCCATCTGGCAATAACCGTCTGATTCAAGTGCTTGCGGCGTACGGCACCGGAAGCAACGACGACAATGCGATCATCTACTATGGCGATGTGACAAAAACTTTGATCGGTGGAACTGATACTGCGGATGTGCCGTTGGATAATCTAAGCGGCACTCTGCCTGAAGAGGAAGGTCGCATTTACGGCCGTTATCTGACGGCTGCGAATCAGGGGCCGTCCGGCGAATTAAAAATGGTGTACCGCCCTGCTGGCAAACCCGGCATCGTGGTGGACCGCCGCTTCATTCTGGGTGGCTGGTTTGAAGCCACCGTTTTCAAAAATGTGGCTGTCGACTATGTTCTGCCTGATGGATCTCTGCTGGGAAATCAGTGGACTGTTGAGTCCCTGCCGGTTTCCAAACACCTGCTGCGCCTTCGCATGCCCGCCCATTCAGAAAGAAAATGGGAAAACAACACGAACAACTGGCGTGACCGCGGGGTTGAAAACAAATTTCTTGGATTCTTCGCCGCGCAAACATCGCTGTTGGATGATAAAAAAGTCTGCTCATTCAGCAAAACCAGCAAGAACAATGGTGATGTCTATTTCGGCAACAAGTACCTTGGCCCATCAATCCTGAATGTAATGCCAATTAAGGCTTTCTTTACCGGCACAACACCGCAGACTTCTGCAAACTTTGCTTCAATCATCGGGGGCATGGATATCAGCGCCTGCTCCACCCTGCCGTTAACAGAGGAATTCAGCCGTTATCTTGTTCTGGACAACTCCAATTATGGCAATGAATTGTGGGAATCGTTCGAAGGCCTTTCCGGTTATCGCGGCGGACAGGCCGCTTTCAGGGAAAAATCAATGGATGGTTTGACGACCTATCGTAACACCGTCAAGCAGGGGGCAAATTCCAACGGCCCTTACTTCGAGGTTTCGCTTTTGCCAGGCCTGAAAGATTCGATTACCAGCTACCAAATTTACAAAGCCACTCAAGGTAGTTATGCCCCGATGGGTTATGACAACCGTTGTGAGCCCTCTGAACTGTCCAAACAAGGCTGGATACTTCTCAGAACAAATGCCCTGCCGGCGGGGGCCGGTGACTTCGTCCGCTTCACGCCTGGTAACATTGGCTTCACTCTGGATCCATACACCAGTTATATGCTATGCCTGAGCAAAAACAATATCCCCTTAGGTTCGCAGATTCCGTTCGGCAGTTGGGCCTTTACTGCGTCCCCACCTGAAGGCATGAATCTGATCCTGGCGGGGAATCAGTTCAATCAAAGCTCTCAGCCAGTGGTTCATGAATGCCGTCGTATCGAAGTGGCTCTGACCACCCCTCAGGGGAACATCGTGAATGCCAACGGGGTCACAGCGACTCTCAGCGCACAAGGCCAAGCTGTACTTTACACGGATGCCACCTGCAGCACTACGGCCGCCTCTTCATTAAGTATTTCATTGCCGGCTGGAACTCACTTCACCTCGGTCTACACTAAAAGTGCCACGCCCCTTTTATATAATGTCAGTATCGACAGCAACAGCGCAGGACTGAATCTGCCGCCGCCACTGCCTTTTTCAGTGGTGGATGCTCCAACAACTGTCAGCCACCTGGACATGGTGATGAATTCCTCCCAATGGTATTCAGGCACCCCTGCAGAAATGAAACTTTTCAAAAACGGATGTTTCCCAATGATGGTGCGCCTGACCAACGCCGGACTGTCCGTAGATACTTCAGGGACGGTGAATTTCGCCTGGTATAAACTGGATGGCACCACCGCCTACACTCCACCCACTGGCACTCGCCTGGTGAACAACTGCACCAGCAAATCCCCGATAAGCCAGCTTTCATATAGTAACTCGGCCATTGCAGAATTCGCCATCGAAGTCGGCGCTGAAATACCTGCGAATGCCTCTTTGAAAGCCGATGGCTTCGGATTTTCTGCAAAGATTGCCGTCAACAATTCTCCACTGGTGCACCATTTGGCGATCCGCCTTGCGGGTGGTTCCACTTCAACTCCGGCTGTTGGATCCTGTCAGGCTGTGGAATTTGTCGCCAAAAATGCATCTGATCAGGATGTCGCCGTTCCTGCCGGACAAGTTGTAAGCTTTATACCGACAACGATATACTATCCCGGCAGCTCTGGAACTCTGGTCGAGTTCTTTGACAGCAGCAGTTGCAGCTACAACTCAAATAACTACGGCATTGCTGCCGGTGAAAGTGTCAAGACCATATACATGAAGGCAAAAAGC is from Bdellovibrio bacteriovorus str. Tiberius and encodes:
- a CDS encoding lytic transglycosylase domain-containing protein yields the protein MPIYRSGMWPEVDNSESINYYDGVNTPLITSLMVGLLTDIKLKIDQVNSDGVVGNNPPTSIRDQGNLNIPLGGIFTLKLYDGTNPINATYKLVAGTASLRPKIDKPDDIKVGLWLDRVALLFKEGNATSSQQILAVHNGSQKLIITPTSNKYRPITLFLNVANPKSLGTASGQFDSIILQYAHLRGIPPQFIKAQIRQESNFDPAAFRYEPVSVDLALFGKNPVRDKTKEKIFGKYIIGPKRDLKAIHIDLLRPRNRYGVYLGSSPVPSAVPANYEMEYNNGKSLQSTELMRINNAGYKAKNKNETTFERQNWFLDQGKVAKEELILLNSGLRDPNSKSRFSPIFDFTAQTIVASSYGLMQPLYSTVANRKFANYLNADSTGRNPLDLFSPPTNLQYGTTFLSFVFRKSNGNENKEKASFDSFTVFRDAWKRGFIMYNAGPYITRIDISSTSSYGAKVWSHISKYEPVAANPFVSK
- the xdhC gene encoding xanthine dehydrogenase accessory protein XdhC, which gives rise to MSKMNFEDYLSAMKSLQNLGKSFVSVTLVKQIGSSPQEVGARALVSADGLEFGTVGGGKVEKRAIEEAQKMIREKTHHHYADWNLQKDIGMTCGGVVSFFFEFFEYNHPFNIWVFGAGHIAQELVRLLMRLDCKITCVDPRQEWIEKLPTSARLKTLCTDDMKGLVAGIPEKSFVTLMTMGHGTDLPILVEVMKQRDRFSYVGNIGSDQKARRLRQDLIDAGIAQESLDNFHCPMGESFGTNAPVEIAFSIVAQILKTRDLVL
- a CDS encoding xanthine dehydrogenase small subunit, whose amino-acid sequence is MSENKIRNEIHVFINGAEHRISGEKAFLPLAQYLRYHSSLPGTKVVCAEGDCGACTVLSAKLENNTWSEFQAINSCIAPMYLFDMGSLVTVEGLSEQDDLSEVQNKMREFHGGQCGYCTPGMVCSLSSLAEKSACSGKAITEKKARNFLTGNLCRCTGYEPILAAATNLDLSKWKSLSAKYLTDSQKKQFQSLASDSLMIEAGAKKFTAPANFQVATEQKSKSPQTRLVAGATDLGVLHNKGKAFMDDVMSLHKITDTSEIKMTADGVWVGARVTLTALENFLENKLPELSRLLRIFASPQIKNQGTLVGNVMNGSPIGDSIPALLALDAEVHLQSTKGLRKVALPKFYKAYKVFDVTADEIATGILIPVPGLEWKSKFFKVSLRKDLDISAVTFAALVKVDGNTISDARIAMGGVGPTVVRLSDIESAMKGQPFSEDTFTRMGEKVRTLIKPISDLRATDEYRLKVAENLFKKCHIELQQEMTACP
- the xdhB gene encoding xanthine dehydrogenase molybdopterin binding subunit; this translates as MSVGQNIPHDSSRGHVTGGSVFIDDRPMMAGEVLVLPVGVPAAAGRLKSVDYSQALKCRGVLAAFTAKDLHHNSWGTIVPEQPVLVADKIGHYDEPAVLLVGTDMEDLLRAKKHVQFEIEKDNGVFTIDEAIKLDRFIYKANAFKVGDADAAMAKAPHRLKGAFECGGQEHFYLESNACIAYPMEDGQIEVHASSQHPTETQHVVAEALGLSLHEVVCIVKRMGGGFGGKESQAAPFAAMAALVASKMKRPARLCLSKDDDMMMTGKRHPFKNYYEVGFDNDGRILSLKAHLYADGGAYADLSSSILDRAMFHIDGAYYLPAAHIEGSVVRTNLYSNTAFRGFGGPQGTMTIESIIEDMALHLKKDALAIRELNCYQKEHNNVTHYGQALGHNPLPELFADLKKSSDYDKRRQEIDAFNASSKTAVRGLSMTATKFGIAFTARFLNQGNASVNVHKDGTVQVSTGATEMGQGVNTKIQQVVAHAFGIPANDVKVMATSTEKNHNTSPTAASSGSDINCAAALKAAVGIQKRLAWLFQNIMAGTPMNDIAECPPLDESQLKFEEFHFENGLLTHKPSGKSMTWLDAIKQAYFNRLSLGEYAHFKTEGLGFDKKTSQGTPFKYFTNGVAVSEVQVDLFTGEYKVLRTDILMDLGRRINPGIDKGQVTGAFVQGMGWVTSEKLFHNKDGKLLSHSPTTYKIPNVQDTPRVFNVEFIENHENRENVHRSKAVGEPPFLLGISVWTALKDAANAKSKGLISALKSPATPEEMLMEIARHE